From Laspinema palackyanum D2c, the proteins below share one genomic window:
- a CDS encoding mechanosensitive ion channel domain-containing protein — translation MVNWIIKQTQHLLTVFGEIFTKDLFKVGGNEFSLNRLAQLLLLSAIAYFISRSLNEWIKRRLLGRLKFHIGTREAIASVLGYLLSALSFLIVLESAGIDLSSLTVVAGVLGIGIGFGLQNLASNFISGITLLFEQPIKVGDYIQVDDLFGTVEKISIRSTIVRSRDGVFVIVPNIRFVETNIINWSYQDPKCRLHIPIGIAYGTDPASVTEALLTAARKEPQVLSDPPPKVWFQAFGDSALDFKLLVWIDEPENSEPIKSALNFRIECELRQRGIEIPFPQRDLHIRNLDSFKTLFKHEIPTVPSQETLPPSETPPPKLEPAIPKSPNNWTLRDLLRRMPYFETCSDMELLHLIEYGYRQLFPGDRLICRENDPGDSFYIILSGSVEVFSQRLQKYIASLHAGEFFGEISLLMGIPRSASVRTLEDTILFVIDRNDLQRLLVTHRNLADRIAEKLSERQQSLKSLGLLVDEEIEGEEKPLIWIRKRLNTLFGI, via the coding sequence ATGGTAAATTGGATCATCAAGCAGACACAACATCTCTTAACCGTCTTCGGTGAGATTTTTACCAAAGATTTGTTTAAGGTAGGAGGGAATGAGTTTTCCCTGAATCGTCTTGCTCAACTGCTATTACTCAGTGCGATCGCCTATTTTATCTCCCGCAGCTTGAACGAATGGATTAAGCGCCGGTTATTAGGGCGCTTAAAATTTCACATCGGGACCCGAGAAGCGATCGCCTCCGTCCTAGGGTATCTTCTGAGCGCCCTCTCCTTTCTCATCGTCCTCGAAAGCGCAGGAATTGACCTAAGTTCCCTCACCGTCGTTGCCGGGGTTTTAGGAATTGGGATCGGGTTTGGGTTGCAAAATCTCGCCAGTAACTTTATCAGCGGTATTACCTTATTATTTGAACAACCCATTAAAGTCGGCGACTATATCCAAGTCGATGATCTATTTGGAACCGTCGAAAAAATCTCCATTCGTTCTACCATTGTTCGGAGTCGCGATGGAGTATTTGTGATTGTTCCTAATATCCGATTTGTCGAAACTAATATTATTAACTGGAGTTATCAAGACCCGAAATGTCGCCTGCATATTCCCATTGGCATCGCCTACGGGACTGATCCAGCTTCAGTCACCGAAGCACTCCTCACCGCAGCGCGTAAAGAACCGCAAGTGTTATCTGACCCACCGCCTAAAGTCTGGTTTCAAGCTTTTGGAGACAGTGCCTTAGACTTTAAACTGTTAGTCTGGATTGATGAACCGGAAAATAGTGAACCGATTAAAAGTGCTTTGAATTTTCGGATTGAATGTGAATTGCGTCAGCGAGGCATTGAAATTCCGTTTCCTCAACGAGATTTACATATCCGCAATCTGGACTCCTTCAAGACTCTGTTTAAACATGAGATTCCCACAGTCCCCAGTCAGGAGACGCTTCCCCCTTCAGAAACCCCTCCCCCCAAGCTCGAACCAGCCATTCCCAAATCCCCGAATAACTGGACCTTGCGGGATTTGTTGCGCCGAATGCCCTATTTTGAGACCTGTAGTGATATGGAATTGCTGCATTTAATTGAGTATGGATATCGGCAATTGTTTCCAGGCGATCGCTTAATTTGTCGGGAAAATGACCCGGGGGATTCTTTTTATATTATTCTGTCGGGTTCCGTCGAAGTGTTTTCCCAACGCCTGCAAAAATATATTGCTAGTCTGCACGCGGGTGAGTTTTTTGGAGAAATTTCTTTACTGATGGGAATTCCCCGTTCGGCCAGTGTCAGAACCTTGGAAGATACGATTTTATTTGTAATTGATCGCAATGATTTACAACGGTTGTTAGTCACCCATCGGAATTTAGCCGATCGCATTGCCGAAAAATTATCCGAAAGACAACAATCCCTCAAAAGTTTAGGATTGCTGGTGGATGAAGAAATTGAAGGGGAAGAAAAACCCTTGATTTGGATTCGCAAGCGGTTAAATACTCTATTTGGAATTTAA